GGAGGACTGCGATGAAGCGCATGTTGCTGAGCCTGGCTGCAGGAGCGGCCATCACCGGGTGCGGCGCGCCCCCGGCCACCACCGGAACCACCCCCCCGGTCACCGAGGCCTTCGCCTGGGAGCAAGTCCAGAACCGCGTGGAGGCGGTCCGACTGGCCCGCCTCACGATGTACGGCCCTGGGATGCGCCAGCTGCTTCAGCTGGGCCCCCTGGTCGCCTACTCGCCGACGGACATCGGCTCGATCCGCCTGATCTTGCTGCGTGACACCGGTGGGGTGCCCGGGCCGGGCGGCCCCAACTACACCGAGGTGGCGCGCAACATCCGCAACAATACAGCCGCCACCCCCTACACCAACACCGTGGCGATCGGAAACCTGAAAATCGGCGCCACCTATGTGGTCCGCTCGGAGGCCTTCCTCGGGGCCAACGCGACCGGCGAGCAGATCGACACGATGGTGGCCTCGGATAACACCTCAGCCCCCTTCACGGCGCCTGGCCTGCAGGCCGTGGGCGGCGTGAATCAGATCGACACCACCCCGCAGGTAATCCAGCTGCCGTGCGTGTTGAAAAACAAGGTGTTCTCGGGGCAAGCCAGCGACAGCGACGGCGTGGGCATCACCAATGGGACGATCGAGAACAATTCGGCCGCCGAGACGATCTCGCCCTGAGGCCGGAGCCAGCAGGATGCAAGGCTGGGCGTATCTGGCGGCAGGCGCGATCATTCTGTCTGGCTGTGGACTCGCGGAGGAGGGTGCCCGCAAGGCCGCCCTCCCCGCCGGGGCCGGCCCTGCGACGGCGCGCGTGCAGGTCCGGCCCCCGACCGGCTGGCGCCTGCAAGCCCTGCTGACGGCCAACCAGGTGCGCCTGCATCACGTGAACCTGCGGCTGTTTCGACGCGCCCCTGATGGCAGCTGGCCAGCCACCCCGGAAACCACCCGTCTGGGCCTGACAGCGGCGGCGCTCGGACAGATCATCTCCCTCGGGCAGTTGAAATTCGGGGCCAGCTACCGGCTGCAGCTGGAAGCCTACGCGGCAGGCACCGAAAGCCTGAGCACCTTGCTGAGCGACGCCGCGGGCAGTCAGGTCAGCTTCACCATGCCAACTCCGAGCCTGGTGGGTGGCGTGCTGCGGGTTGCTCGCGAAACCGTGTTCCAGGCCCCGCTGGTCCTGCTGAACACGCTCTACGACGGGCAAGCCAGTTACCAGCTGACCCTGGGCAATGCCCAGGTGACGCACGTCCGACTCGATCTGGCCACGCCGGCCGGGGTGGTGGCCACGCGGCTCTATTCGCGCGGCAGCCTCCCGAGCAGCGGCAGCCTGCACAACTTGAAACTCGCCACGCCTTACACGCTACAGGCCACCGGCCTGAAAGGCGGGGCCAACGGCGAAAGCCTGGTGACCGCCAGCGCGACCTTGACAACGCCCGGCGTGTCCGCCAGTGGGACGGTCGAGACCGGGCCATTTGGCCCGCTGACGCTGACCTTGAACTGACAGTGACGCTCAGTCTGCCGCCCGGCAGTTCACCATCCACCTCACGCCGAAGCGATCAGTGAGCGAGCCCCAGAGCGCCCCCCAGAACATTTGCTGCAAGGGCATCTGGACCGCGCCTCCCTCCGCCAGGGCGGCGAACAAGCGCTCCGCCTCCGCGCGGGTGTCAGGCTCAAGATTGAGATGGATGTTGTCTCCCTGCGTGAGGGTGTGGCCAAGCGAGGGGACGGTATCGGTGCCGAGCAGGACGTGGCCCCCCAGAATGGGCAGCTCGACGTGCAGCACGAGTTGCTGTTCTGCCGCCGACAGGGTGGGGCCGCCGGCGGGCAGATCGCCCATGCGCTGGATCGGCTGGCTGAACTCGCTGCGGAAGACCTCGCGGTAGAACGCGAAGGCGGCTTCGGTGGTGCCGGGAAAATTGAGGTAAGTGCTGGTACGGGCCATCGGGGGTCTCCAGGTCTGGGGATGCCGTCTTCATACCCGGTTCAGAAGCGCAGCGTCGCGTTCAGCACCAGGCGACTGCCAGAGAGGCGAAAGTCGGGGGGGGTGGCCGTGATGCCGCCGGGGCCGGCCACATAGGGCGTGTTGGCCAGGTCGTGGCGGGCCTCCAGGCGATACAGCATCCAGGGGGAGGGGCTGTAATCGAGCGTGGCGGTGCCTTCGCCGGCCCAGAGCGGCGCGCCGCCGCTGGTCGCCCCCGGGGGGGCCAGCGCGACCAGCCGCTGCGGGTCGTAGAAGCTGCTGGCGCGCAGGGTCGCCGCCCACTGGTCATTGAAGACCACACGGTGCAGCAGCCCGCCGCCGCCGAATAAGGTGGCGGGCTGGCCACCGACTTGGCCAGAGGCTCCCTCGTGGCCGAGGTCCGCCACTGCGGCCAGGGCCAGATGCTTGACGCCGGGCCAGGGCGCCACCGCGTAGCGCCACTGGCAGGCGTTGTCGGTGAAAATTCGCAGGCGGGTCGGGTCGGCCCCGAGCTGGCCGCCCAGCACGTTGTGGGTCAGGCTGAGGCGATCGCCCAGGCGCCAGTTCAAGCTGTACCCCAGCCCGAAGCCCTCCCCGGTCTTGCCGAGCGTCTGCCAGCCGTTCACCAGCCAGAGTTCGGCCTTGAGCTCCGGGCGGGGATAGAGCTGGGCCATCAGGCCCTGCAAGTAATACGGCGTGAAGTCGCTGCAAAGGTTGTGGGTGTAGTTCCAGTTTTCCTGCGGCAGGTAGCTGTCCAGGCCGATGTAGGCGGGAAACAGGCCCATCACGACGTTCAGCCCCGATAGCACGGGAAAGCGATGCCCGGCCCAGGCCTGCTGGATCGTGCGCATCCCGGCCAGCGAGTTGTAAGCCCCGCGCCCCACGCTGGGGTCGGCGCCGAAGATCGCATCCACGTAATTGCCGCCCTGCAGGACCAGCTTGCCGTAGAGCCCTTCCTGCTCCGTGACCTCCACGCCGAGCAGCCCCAGGTTCAGGTTGATCTCGTGATGGCGCGGGGCGGTGGTGGTGGGAAAGACCGTGTGGTCGGCCGGCTGATTCAGCGCCTGCCCGTAATAGGTGTCGACCAGCAGGGTCCAGGTCAGCGGCCCGGTCTGAAGGGGTGCCACGCGCTGCGGGTTGGTGCCGTTCAGCCAGTGGAAATCAGGTTCCTCGGCGGCCAAGGCGGGGGAGGCGAGCCAGGTGGCCTGGAGGAGTAGCCCAATCAGCGCGACCCTCGCGCCACTACCCAGGGCTTCCTGCCACTGAAAAACCCGCCATTCTCGGAGCACGCCCGCAGACTCCCTGTGAACTCGCGCCTCCCCCTTTTACCCTGTCATCGCGAAGCAGCGAGCACCCGCCCCTGAGCCGGGAAGATGAGTTGAACATCGTCGCTCCAGCCTTTACACTGCTGAACCATCCACCGGCCGAGGGAGTTCCGCCGTGAGAGCCTGGTTTCTTTTCCTGCCCCGCCACGTGCCCCTTTCGACCGACGTACGAGGCGACGCGGTATCAGAGGTGGCCAGACCAAACACGCCCCCCTTAACGACCATCGAGAAGGCAGTGGTTTCATGCCCGAGCGAGCATCGCGCCTTGGCTGCCGGGAAGGCGTCCGTTCGATGACCCCGCTGCCGCTTGAACGGGTGAGTTCGACTTGCCGCTCGGTCGTGATGTGCACGGCCGCCTGGGTGTTTCACGGGAACCCGGCGATCGCCGCCAACGCCGCGCCCACGGCCCTGCCACCGATGACCTACATGCCGGTCGGCCAGGCAGGCCGCCCCCCGCTGATGATCTCCCGGCTGATCCTGGGGACCGACCACCTCGGCAAGGTCCCGGAGTCCCAGAGCGAGGCCGTCATGGCGGAGGCCGTGCGCCTCGGCATCAATGCCTTCGACACCGCCCCGATCTACGCCAACGACAGCGAGGCCCGCCTGGGCCGCTGGCTGGCCCGGCAGAAGCGCCAGGACCTGTACGTCATCAGCAAGGGCGGCTTCCCGCGCGACCTGGGGCCCGGCACCTACCGCAGTCGCCTGGCCGGCGACAAAGCGCAGATCGTGGCCAATGTGCGCGAAGAACTGGAGCCCTCGCGGGCCCGTTTCAACCGCCCGATCGCAATCTACCTCATGCACCGGGACGACGCCGACTTCCAGGACTACCGACGACTCGAGCGCCCGCAGACGCCGGTCCGCACGATCCTGGAGGCGCTGGCCGACCCCCAGCTGACGCCGCACTTCGGGATGATCGGGCTCTCCAACTGGCGGGCGGCGCGGGTCGACGAGGCCGTCCGCGAGGCCGCCGCCAGCCCGACCCTGGCCCAACCGATTTGCCACAGCCCCTACTTCTCGCTGCTGGAGATGGGCCCGGTGACGATCCACTCGGGCGGCGTGCAGGTCACCCACGCCGAGATGATGCGGCGCGATTTTCAGCCCGGCATCCGCCTGATGACCTACTCGCCGCTGGGAGGCTTTTCCATCGTGCGTCCGGGCTGGGAGGCCGCACGCCAGCGCGCCCTGGCCCTCAAGCAGCAGCGCGATCGCTACTGGGGCAACGTCTACGGCGCCATCTTTCACCCCACCAACGCGCAGCGCTTCCGGCGGGCCGAAGCCTTCACGCAGGCCCTCAATGCCCGGCTGGGAACCCACTACACGCTGGACCAGGTGCTGGACGCCTACACCCTGGCCCACCCGCGCTCCGAATTCGTGGTGATCGGCCCGCGCACGGTGGAACAGCTCCGCCGCACGGTGGGCGCACTGGAATTGGCCAAGCGGCTTACCCTGCGGGATCTCGACCAGCTTTACGCGGGGCCTTGAGCGGCACATCGAGGGCGCGGCCTGCCGGCGCGGAGGGCGAATCGGACCCACCGCGGTCGGAATGGCGAGCCCATTTCCGGATGGGGTATATGGAGCCCGGGAAACAAGCTTGACAGACGGGGAGGCACCGATGCTGCAGATGAACCTTCCGGCCCGCTGGTTCCGATTGGCGCTGGGGGCCTGCCTGATCATCCCACTCAGCGGGTGTCCCGCTGCCTACGTGCGCCAGGGTCATGTGGGCCTGGTGGTGGACGACTTCACCGGGGAAATCAAGCACGTGCACGACCCTGGCATTCGAGCCGCCATCCCGCTGCGCGAACACATCGTCGAGTTTCCGGTGATCGTGCAGCAATACGTGATGGTGCGGGGTGGGGAGCGCAACGACTCCGGTGAGGACGACGCTGTGCGCGTGAACTCGCTGGAGGGGCAAACCTTCATGATCGATGCCTCGGTCGAGTTCGTCCTGCACAGCAAGCAAGACGTGGCCGGTCTCTATCAGCGTTACGGCCTGCCCTTCGATGCCATCGTGGAGCGTTACTTCCGCAGCCGTTTCAAGGCGGCGATCGCCACGGCTGTCGCCTCTCTGCCGCTCAACACGGCCATCTCCGGTGAAGGCCGACGCAAGGTCGAGCAGATCGCGCTGGCCGACCTGCGCCAGACCATGGCCACCGACCACATCGACCTGCACAACGTGCTGATTCGAGCAGTTTACCTGCCTGAGCAGATCGCCCAGGCCATCTCGGACAAGACCCGCGCGGAAAACGCGCTGGAGCAGTCCCGCACGGCCGCTCGTCAGCAGGTGGTCGAGGCGGAAGCGGCCGGGCGAGCCGCCGTGGTCGCGGCCGAGGCCGAGGCCAAGGCGCGCCTGATTCGCGCCAAGGCGGAAGCACAGGCCAACCGCGAACTGGCGGCCTCCTTGACCGATCGCCTGATCCGCAAGCTGTACATCGAGAAACTCAGCGACAAGGTGCGCCTGGTGTTGCCGCCCGGCGCGCTGTACAACCTGCAGGACCTGCTCCCGAACGAGGAAAAGTCCGGCGCCCTGCAGCCCTGACCGAACGGGAGTCCCCTTGCACCCACCAGACACGTCTGAAGCCTCGCCCGCCGTCGAGGTGCAAAACCTGGTCGTCGAATTCCCGGGCGTGCGCGCCCTGGATGGCGTCAGCTTCGCCCTGCCCGCCGGCGCGATCACCGCGCTGGTGGGGCCCAACGGGGCCGGCAAGACCACCCTGATGCGCTGTCTGGTCGCGCTCGACGCCCCCTTCAGCGGCCGCATCCGGGTAGCCGGCTTCGACACCCAGGAGAGTCCGCGCGAGGTGCACCGGCGCATCGGCTGGCTGCCGGACGATTTTGGCCTGTATGAAGACCTCTCCGTGGCCCAGTGTGTGCGCTACGCCGGCGCCTCCCGCGGCCTGGCCGGCGCGGTGCTGGAGGCGCGCCTGCAGGCGGTGCGCGAAGCCACTGAACTGGACAGCCTCTGGGCCCAGCGGGCCGGCAGCCTGTCGCGCGGTCAGCGTCAGCGCGTCGGCCTGGCGCAGGCCCTGGTGCATGATCCCCCCGTGCTGGTGCTGGACGAACCCGCCTCGGGGCTCGATCCGGCCGCCCGGGCCGCGCTGGCGGAGCTGATCACGCGCCTGGGCCAGGCCGGCAAGAGCGTGCTGGTCTCGTCACACATCCTGGCCGAACTGGAAGGCTACGCCACCTGGATGCTGACGCTGGAAGCCGGACGCGTGCGGGGGCTGGTCGCGGTTCAGGGCCACGTAGCGACAGGCGGCCGCTGGCTGCGCCTGCGCGTGGTCGGCCCCCCCGAAGCGGCCGCCGAACGGCTGCAGGCCTGGGAGGGGGTCGGCGACTTGCAGCTGTTGCCGGATGGGGTGCGCCTGGAGTGGCGCCGCCCGGAGGCGGAGCAAGCGGAACTGCTGCTGCATCTGCTGAACGCCGGGGTGCGTGTGGTGGGCTTGGCGCCAGAAAGTGCCGACTTGCAGGCCATGTACCTGGCGCAGGTGCGCCACCCGGAGGCGCCATGAACGCCGAATTGCAGCGGAACCTCTGGCTGGAACTGCGCCCGCGGCCTTGCGGCGTGGCCTTGGCGGTCCTGGCCCTGATGGCCTTCACCGCGACCGAGGCCTTCGGTCTGAAGCTGGCCGACAGCCTGCTGGCCCTGCAGTGGCTGGGGTTATCGGTCTACGGCTTTTACAGCGTCTGGGGCCTGCGCAAGGCCAGCGCAGCAGTGTCGGATGAAGTCCTGAGCGGCACCTGGGACCAGCAGCGGCTTTCCGGGCACAGCGGGGCCTCGCTGCTGCTCGGCAAGCTGTTCGGCACCACCGCGTTTACCTGGTTCGGGGCGTTGGGCGGACTGGCCCTGTACCTCCCTGCCCA
This portion of the Candidatus Sericytochromatia bacterium genome encodes:
- a CDS encoding SPFH domain-containing protein, producing MLQMNLPARWFRLALGACLIIPLSGCPAAYVRQGHVGLVVDDFTGEIKHVHDPGIRAAIPLREHIVEFPVIVQQYVMVRGGERNDSGEDDAVRVNSLEGQTFMIDASVEFVLHSKQDVAGLYQRYGLPFDAIVERYFRSRFKAAIATAVASLPLNTAISGEGRRKVEQIALADLRQTMATDHIDLHNVLIRAVYLPEQIAQAISDKTRAENALEQSRTAARQQVVEAEAAGRAAVVAAEAEAKARLIRAKAEAQANRELAASLTDRLIRKLYIEKLSDKVRLVLPPGALYNLQDLLPNEEKSGALQP
- a CDS encoding VOC family protein — encoded protein: MARTSTYLNFPGTTEAAFAFYREVFRSEFSQPIQRMGDLPAGGPTLSAAEQQLVLHVELPILGGHVLLGTDTVPSLGHTLTQGDNIHLNLEPDTRAEAERLFAALAEGGAVQMPLQQMFWGALWGSLTDRFGVRWMVNCRAAD
- a CDS encoding outer membrane beta-barrel protein, coding for MLREWRVFQWQEALGSGARVALIGLLLQATWLASPALAAEEPDFHWLNGTNPQRVAPLQTGPLTWTLLVDTYYGQALNQPADHTVFPTTTAPRHHEINLNLGLLGVEVTEQEGLYGKLVLQGGNYVDAIFGADPSVGRGAYNSLAGMRTIQQAWAGHRFPVLSGLNVVMGLFPAYIGLDSYLPQENWNYTHNLCSDFTPYYLQGLMAQLYPRPELKAELWLVNGWQTLGKTGEGFGLGYSLNWRLGDRLSLTHNVLGGQLGADPTRLRIFTDNACQWRYAVAPWPGVKHLALAAVADLGHEGASGQVGGQPATLFGGGGLLHRVVFNDQWAATLRASSFYDPQRLVALAPPGATSGGAPLWAGEGTATLDYSPSPWMLYRLEARHDLANTPYVAGPGGITATPPDFRLSGSRLVLNATLRF
- a CDS encoding aldo/keto reductase; amino-acid sequence: MTPLPLERVSSTCRSVVMCTAAWVFHGNPAIAANAAPTALPPMTYMPVGQAGRPPLMISRLILGTDHLGKVPESQSEAVMAEAVRLGINAFDTAPIYANDSEARLGRWLARQKRQDLYVISKGGFPRDLGPGTYRSRLAGDKAQIVANVREELEPSRARFNRPIAIYLMHRDDADFQDYRRLERPQTPVRTILEALADPQLTPHFGMIGLSNWRAARVDEAVREAAASPTLAQPICHSPYFSLLEMGPVTIHSGGVQVTHAEMMRRDFQPGIRLMTYSPLGGFSIVRPGWEAARQRALALKQQRDRYWGNVYGAIFHPTNAQRFRRAEAFTQALNARLGTHYTLDQVLDAYTLAHPRSEFVVIGPRTVEQLRRTVGALELAKRLTLRDLDQLYAGP
- a CDS encoding ATP-binding cassette domain-containing protein is translated as MHPPDTSEASPAVEVQNLVVEFPGVRALDGVSFALPAGAITALVGPNGAGKTTLMRCLVALDAPFSGRIRVAGFDTQESPREVHRRIGWLPDDFGLYEDLSVAQCVRYAGASRGLAGAVLEARLQAVREATELDSLWAQRAGSLSRGQRQRVGLAQALVHDPPVLVLDEPASGLDPAARAALAELITRLGQAGKSVLVSSHILAELEGYATWMLTLEAGRVRGLVAVQGHVATGGRWLRLRVVGPPEAAAERLQAWEGVGDLQLLPDGVRLEWRRPEAEQAELLLHLLNAGVRVVGLAPESADLQAMYLAQVRHPEAP